A portion of the Streptococcus urinalis 2285-97 genome contains these proteins:
- the thrS gene encoding threonine--tRNA ligase, with protein sequence MINITFPDGAVREFESGITTFEIAQSISNSLAKKALAGKFNGQLIDTTRPITEDGSIEIVTPDHEDALSVLRHSAAHLFAQAAKRLFPNLHLGVGPAIAEGFYYDTDNGEGQIKNEDLPRIEEEMKKIVKENHPCIREEISKEEALELFKDDPYKVELIQEHSDDAAGLTIYRQGEFVDLCRGPHVPSTGRIQVFHLLNVAGAYWRGNSDNAMMQRVYGTAWFDKKDLKAYLKRLEEAKERDHRKLGKELDLFMISQEVGQGLPFWLPDGATIRRTLERYITDKELASGYQHVYTPPLASVELYKTSGHWEHYQEDMFPTMDMGDGEEFVLRPMNCPHHIQVYKNHVHSYRELPIRIAELGMMHRYEKSGALSGLQRVREMTLNDGHIFVAPEQIRDEFKKTLQLIIDVYEDFNLTDYRFRLSYRDPKDTHKYYDNDEMWENAQAMLKAAMDDMKLDYYEAEGEAAFYGPKLDIQVKTALGNEETLSTIQLDFLLPERFDLKYIGADGEEHRPVMIHRGVISTMERFTAILIETYKGAFPTWLAPHQVTVIPISNEAHIDYAWEVAKTLRDRGVRADVDERNEKMQYKIRASQTSKIPYQLIVGDKEMEDKSVNVRRYGSKATHTESVDEFVKTILADIDRKSRPE encoded by the coding sequence ATGATTAACATTACTTTTCCAGATGGTGCAGTTCGTGAATTTGAGTCTGGAATAACGACTTTTGAGATTGCACAATCTATCAGCAATTCACTAGCTAAGAAAGCTTTAGCAGGTAAATTTAATGGTCAATTAATTGACACAACAAGACCAATTACTGAAGATGGTTCAATTGAAATTGTGACACCAGATCATGAAGATGCCTTATCAGTATTACGTCATTCAGCAGCGCACTTATTTGCACAAGCGGCGAAAAGACTATTTCCTAATTTACATTTAGGTGTAGGTCCTGCTATTGCGGAAGGTTTCTACTATGATACAGATAATGGTGAAGGCCAAATAAAAAATGAAGATCTTCCTCGTATCGAAGAAGAAATGAAAAAAATTGTAAAAGAAAATCACCCCTGTATCCGTGAAGAGATTTCAAAAGAAGAAGCACTTGAACTTTTCAAGGATGATCCTTATAAAGTTGAGTTAATTCAAGAACACTCAGATGATGCAGCTGGATTAACTATTTACCGCCAAGGTGAATTTGTTGACTTGTGTCGAGGACCTCATGTTCCTTCGACTGGTCGTATTCAAGTTTTCCATCTTTTAAATGTTGCTGGTGCCTATTGGCGTGGGAATAGTGACAACGCTATGATGCAACGTGTCTACGGAACAGCATGGTTTGATAAAAAAGATCTTAAAGCTTATTTAAAACGTTTAGAAGAAGCTAAAGAACGTGACCACAGAAAACTAGGGAAAGAACTTGATTTATTCATGATTTCCCAAGAAGTTGGTCAAGGGTTGCCATTCTGGTTACCAGACGGTGCAACGATTCGTCGTACGCTTGAGCGTTACATCACAGATAAAGAATTAGCTTCTGGTTACCAACACGTTTATACACCACCATTGGCATCAGTTGAGCTTTACAAGACTTCTGGTCACTGGGAACACTACCAAGAAGACATGTTTCCAACTATGGACATGGGTGATGGGGAAGAATTTGTACTTCGTCCTATGAACTGTCCGCACCATATCCAAGTCTATAAAAACCATGTGCATTCATACCGCGAGTTACCTATTCGTATTGCAGAATTAGGTATGATGCACCGCTATGAAAAATCTGGTGCCCTTTCTGGTCTTCAACGTGTTCGTGAAATGACTCTTAATGATGGTCACATTTTTGTAGCTCCTGAACAAATCCGTGATGAGTTCAAGAAAACATTACAATTGATTATTGATGTTTATGAAGACTTTAACTTGACTGATTACCGTTTCCGTCTATCTTATCGTGATCCTAAAGATACACATAAGTATTATGATAATGATGAGATGTGGGAAAATGCTCAAGCGATGCTTAAAGCAGCCATGGATGACATGAAACTGGATTACTATGAAGCTGAAGGTGAAGCAGCTTTCTATGGTCCTAAGTTAGATATCCAAGTGAAAACGGCTTTAGGAAATGAAGAAACCTTATCAACAATTCAATTGGACTTCTTGTTACCAGAACGTTTTGACCTTAAATATATTGGTGCAGATGGGGAAGAACATCGTCCAGTTATGATTCACCGTGGTGTTATCTCAACAATGGAACGCTTCACTGCTATCTTGATTGAAACCTATAAAGGTGCCTTCCCAACTTGGTTAGCTCCGCACCAAGTAACAGTTATCCCAATTTCAAATGAAGCTCATATTGATTATGCGTGGGAAGTTGCTAAGACTCTTAGAGATCGTGGCGTTAGAGCTGATGTTGACGAACGTAATGAAAAAATGCAATATAAGATTCGTGCCTCACAAACAAGTAAAATACCATATCAATTAATTGTTGGTGACAAAGAAATGGAAGATAAGTCTGTCAATGTCCGTCGTTATGGAAGTAAAGCAACACATACAGAATCAGTAGATGAGTTTGTTAAAACGATTCTAGCTGATATCGATCGCAAGTCTCGTCCTGAATAA
- a CDS encoding glycosyltransferase family 4 protein: MRIGLFTDTYFPQVSGVATSIKTLKTELEKMGHEVYIFTTTDKHVKRFEDPTIIRLPSVPFVSFTDRRVVYRGLISSYKIAKQYNLDIIHTQTEFSLGLLGKMVAKALRIPVVHTYHTQYEDYVGYIAKGKIIRPGMIKHIMKGYLKDLDGIICPSRIVLNLLDGYDVKVPKRIIPTGIPLDNYVRNDIRNQDIEHLKAELGIKENETMLLSLSRISYEKNIQAILMHFPEVIRDNDKIKLVIVGDGPYLETLKSLSQDLGITDHVIFTGMIAHDKVALYYKACDFFVSASTSETQGLTYTESLASGKPIIAHGNPYLDDLISDKMFGTLYYDEATLSDAIIDAVLETPPMSQKELEEKRYDISAQQFGRAVYTFYLDTLISKQSRNKEKFSLTVRRQQELVEPINLVHQAVHLPKRAAKATAVTSVKAVKAPLKLVYAIKDFLE, from the coding sequence ATGCGTATTGGTTTATTTACGGATACCTATTTTCCACAAGTTTCTGGTGTTGCGACAAGTATCAAAACATTGAAAACAGAGTTGGAAAAAATGGGCCATGAAGTTTATATTTTTACGACAACTGATAAGCATGTTAAACGCTTTGAAGATCCAACAATTATTCGCTTACCAAGTGTTCCTTTTGTGTCTTTTACAGACCGACGTGTTGTTTACCGTGGACTAATTTCATCATACAAAATCGCTAAACAATATAATTTAGATATTATTCATACACAGACTGAATTTAGTTTAGGTTTATTGGGGAAGATGGTTGCAAAAGCGTTACGGATTCCTGTCGTCCATACTTATCATACCCAATATGAAGATTATGTTGGCTATATCGCAAAAGGAAAAATAATTAGACCTGGTATGATAAAACATATCATGAAAGGTTACCTAAAAGATTTAGATGGCATTATTTGTCCAAGTCGGATTGTTTTAAACTTATTAGATGGTTATGACGTTAAAGTACCAAAAAGAATTATTCCTACCGGTATTCCACTAGATAACTATGTTCGAAATGATATTAGGAATCAGGATATTGAACATTTAAAGGCAGAATTAGGCATTAAAGAAAATGAAACAATGCTTTTAAGTCTGTCGCGTATTTCTTATGAAAAAAATATTCAAGCAATCTTAATGCATTTTCCAGAAGTTATTAGAGATAATGATAAGATAAAACTAGTTATTGTGGGTGATGGTCCTTATTTAGAGACTCTAAAATCACTTAGTCAAGATTTAGGGATTACCGACCATGTTATTTTTACAGGAATGATTGCACATGATAAAGTTGCTCTTTATTATAAGGCCTGTGATTTCTTTGTTTCAGCATCTACTAGTGAGACACAAGGTTTAACCTATACAGAAAGCCTAGCTAGTGGGAAACCCATCATTGCACATGGGAATCCCTATTTGGATGATTTAATTTCTGATAAGATGTTTGGCACGCTTTATTATGATGAAGCAACACTTTCAGATGCTATTATAGATGCTGTGTTAGAGACACCGCCAATGTCTCAAAAAGAATTGGAAGAAAAACGTTATGATATCTCTGCTCAACAATTTGGTAGAGCAGTTTACACTTTTTATTTAGATACACTCATTTCAAAACAAAGTCGAAACAAAGAAAAATTTTCTTTAACAGTGAGACGACAACAAGAGCTTGTTGAACCCATTAATCTTGTTCATCAAGCAGTTCATTTACCCAAACGTGCAGCAAAAGCAACAGCAGTTACATCTGTAAAAGCTGTTAAAGCACCTTTAAAATTAGTTTATGCCATTAAAGATTTTTTAGAATAG
- a CDS encoding glycosyltransferase: MKVLLYLEAEKYIRQSGIGRAIKHQEKALDIAGIPYTTNPKEHYDLVHINTNGPFSWYLMRKAQNLGKKVIIHGHSTEEDFRNSFIFSNALAPLFRRHLCRFYRQADAIITPTQYSKELIKAYGIKTPIYAVSNGIEIEKYGPKPEKEASFREYFNLKENQKVVICAGLYFMRKGIDDFIKVAEKMPDVTFIWFGETNKWIIPKQVRDIVTTNHPTNVLFPGYIKGDVFEGAMSGADAFFFPSREETEGIVVLEALASHQNVILRDIPVYKDWIPEEAVTYEKDVNGFVKAIREVLQSEDNKGEIGFKVAQSKDLATIAQQLGNVYQTVMEN; this comes from the coding sequence ATGAAAGTATTGCTATATTTGGAAGCAGAAAAGTATATTAGGCAATCAGGTATTGGTAGAGCTATTAAACATCAAGAAAAGGCTTTAGATATTGCTGGTATCCCTTATACAACTAATCCGAAAGAACATTATGATTTAGTCCATATCAATACAAATGGACCATTTAGTTGGTATTTAATGCGTAAAGCACAGAATCTTGGTAAAAAGGTTATCATTCATGGGCATTCGACTGAAGAAGATTTTCGAAATTCTTTTATTTTTTCAAATGCTTTAGCTCCGTTATTTAGACGTCATCTTTGCCGTTTTTATCGCCAAGCAGATGCCATTATCACACCAACTCAGTATTCAAAAGAATTAATAAAAGCATATGGAATCAAAACACCTATTTATGCAGTTTCAAATGGTATTGAAATTGAAAAATATGGTCCCAAACCTGAGAAAGAAGCAAGTTTTAGAGAGTATTTTAACTTAAAAGAAAATCAAAAAGTTGTGATATGTGCAGGACTGTATTTTATGAGAAAAGGGATTGATGATTTTATAAAGGTTGCAGAAAAAATGCCTGATGTGACTTTTATTTGGTTTGGTGAGACTAATAAATGGATCATTCCCAAACAAGTCAGGGATATTGTGACGACTAATCATCCGACCAATGTTCTTTTTCCAGGCTATATAAAAGGTGACGTTTTTGAAGGTGCTATGTCAGGTGCAGATGCTTTCTTCTTTCCAAGTAGAGAAGAAACAGAAGGAATTGTTGTTCTTGAGGCGTTAGCTAGTCACCAAAATGTTATTTTACGTGATATTCCTGTCTATAAAGATTGGATTCCAGAAGAAGCAGTCACTTATGAAAAAGATGTGAATGGGTTTGTTAAAGCTATTAGAGAAGTTCTACAATCTGAAGACAATAAAGGAGAAATAGGCTTTAAAGTAGCACAATCGAAAGATTTAGCAACTATAGCTCAACAATTAGGAAATGTTTATCAAACAGTAATGGAGAATTAA